GGGGTTGCGCGCGGTCCGGCGCCGCGCGGTGACCGTGGGCACCGGCTGCCGCAGCGTCCTCGTCGTCTGCGAGCGCCGCGCGGATTGACCCCACGATCGCCGCAACTCTTCAAGAGTTGGTCCTAAGGGCTATGCTCGTGGTCATGTCAAAGAATTGGCGTGACCATGTCTAGTGCCACCGAGAGTGCGACGGCGACGAGCCCGGTGGAGCTGCTGCGCGAGGCGGGCCTGCGGGTCACCTCGCAGCGCCTCGCCGTGCTCGCGGCGCTCGCCGAGGGGCACGTCGACGTGGAGACGCTGACGGCGCGGGCCCGCGAGCGGCTCGGCACCCTCAGCAGCCAGGCCGTCTACGAGATGCTGCAGCGCTTCGTCGAGGTGGAGCTGGTCCGCCGGTTCCACCCGCCGACCGGGCCGATCGTCTTCGAGCTCGACATGGACGCCCACGACCACGCCGTCTGCACCGCCTGCGGCCGGATCGAGAACGTGC
This portion of the Allocatelliglobosispora scoriae genome encodes:
- a CDS encoding Fur family transcriptional regulator, with amino-acid sequence MSSATESATATSPVELLREAGLRVTSQRLAVLAALAEGHVDVETLTARARERLGTLSSQAVYEMLQRFVEVELVRRFHPPTGPIVFELDMDAHDHAVCTACGRIENVPATSRRPPTPPGWSVRETVHIGTCPACHLHV